A stretch of the Campylobacter sp. 19-13652 genome encodes the following:
- a CDS encoding molecular chaperone, with the protein MFDADTLRARAYYYEFLAFVFFYDEKGSGFLRWKGQLEHLSQSALSVADEAAFNTLKEHDFDKFINEQNSVLFDLSYANIPLNASFYEDGRDDGAARLRVIELLKKSDYRRNLSRCKDSEDFIGFVFLFSSQLLLDASGGASEMISIQEELFKSVINPFIDEFIALLADHSEARFYAGIAQILSSFIALERGLLGVGAPASKARSIAREAMSKKPYQSKMPTPKSKLFWDEFTAL; encoded by the coding sequence ATGTTTGACGCAGACACACTACGCGCTAGGGCGTATTATTATGAGTTTTTGGCTTTTGTCTTTTTTTACGATGAAAAGGGTAGTGGATTTTTACGCTGGAAAGGGCAGCTAGAGCATTTAAGCCAGTCTGCATTAAGTGTGGCTGATGAGGCTGCTTTTAATACTTTAAAAGAGCATGATTTTGATAAATTTATAAACGAGCAAAATAGCGTACTTTTTGATCTAAGCTATGCAAATATTCCGCTAAATGCGAGCTTTTACGAGGATGGGCGAGATGATGGCGCGGCACGGCTTAGGGTGATTGAGCTACTTAAAAAAAGCGATTATCGTAGGAATTTGTCCAGATGTAAGGATAGTGAGGATTTTATCGGATTTGTGTTTTTGTTTTCCTCACAGCTTTTGCTTGATGCAAGTGGTGGTGCGAGCGAGATGATATCTATTCAAGAGGAGCTTTTTAAAAGCGTGATAAATCCTTTTATAGATGAGTTTATCGCACTTTTAGCAGATCACTCAGAGGCTAGATTCTACGCTGGGATAGCTCAAATTTTATCTAGCTTTATTGCACTTGAGCGAGGCCTTTTAGGGGTTGGCGCACCAGCTAGCAAAGCCCGCTCCATCGCACGTGAAGCAATGAGTAAAAAGCCGTATCAAAGCAAAATGCCAACGCCAAAATCAAAGCTTTTCTGGGACGAATTTACAGCTCTTTAA
- a CDS encoding 4Fe-4S dicluster domain-containing protein, with the protein MKEFGYFGKPIIPLNDAIEISQSGRYLVSNDARLEADVIAPEIDFYIACSKASALEVSKGVSLLYESRAQVYDLARDVPYEKQVGNRIIIVSNEPRDTLKSLLCDSGYEVISLASFEVKFVYGAVGELSVILSDYAGTNLGEVECDLLLASHAAPFMLRQSGCFDIAALSDEAVLEIVKGASPKYKFKSLTTYDESICQYAKRRDEICARCVEVCPTVAILKDDENRQLVFSHVDCVGCGECVSVCPSGSLDFAPFMREAWASVARLYEGKVALVVADESLYKSHVSLPENVLPLALGARFLTQAHLMGLLQESGCAVVLYDSAPARGTSGAVDIINQIYELKFNKKAIYLAKNLTELEAALNEAGTIEGSYYNMSENALLMREIFAKRVEHLVGDSELGTVHTDERVRYANVIINEDKCTLCLSCVGACNVGALIADKKDNSIKFNASICTACGYCESSCAEPGAIEVRTGELRLAPASFEFIKLASDELFACIECGKEFATKKSIEKIASIMLPHFGADSLKARTLYCCGECKAKIMFEAQIKQQRGDIDV; encoded by the coding sequence ATGAAAGAATTTGGATATTTTGGCAAGCCCATTATTCCGCTAAATGATGCGATAGAGATAAGCCAAAGTGGACGGTATTTAGTAAGTAATGACGCAAGGCTAGAAGCTGATGTCATAGCGCCTGAGATAGATTTTTATATCGCATGCTCAAAAGCAAGCGCACTTGAGGTATCAAAGGGCGTAAGCTTGCTTTATGAATCTAGGGCGCAGGTTTATGATTTAGCGCGTGATGTGCCATATGAAAAGCAGGTAGGAAATCGCATTATCATCGTCTCAAATGAACCGCGAGACACTTTAAAAAGCCTTTTGTGTGATAGTGGATATGAGGTCATTTCTCTAGCTAGCTTTGAGGTTAAGTTTGTCTACGGTGCGGTTGGCGAGCTTAGCGTCATTCTTAGCGATTATGCTGGGACTAATTTGGGCGAAGTAGAGTGTGATTTGCTGCTAGCTTCGCACGCTGCACCATTTATGCTGCGCCAATCAGGTTGCTTTGATATAGCTGCTCTTAGCGATGAGGCGGTGCTTGAGATAGTAAAAGGCGCAAGTCCAAAGTATAAATTTAAAAGCCTAACAACCTATGATGAGAGTATTTGCCAGTACGCAAAGCGTCGTGATGAGATATGCGCGCGTTGCGTGGAGGTGTGTCCGACTGTGGCGATACTAAAGGACGATGAAAATAGACAGCTTGTGTTTTCTCACGTAGATTGCGTGGGGTGCGGTGAGTGCGTGAGTGTCTGCCCGTCTGGCTCGCTTGATTTTGCGCCATTTATGCGCGAAGCGTGGGCTAGCGTTGCTAGGCTGTATGAGGGCAAGGTGGCGCTTGTGGTGGCTGATGAGAGCCTTTATAAAAGCCACGTCAGCCTGCCTGAAAATGTCCTGCCTCTAGCCTTAGGTGCGCGCTTTTTAACTCAGGCTCATCTTATGGGACTATTGCAAGAAAGTGGCTGCGCGGTGGTGCTTTATGATAGCGCACCAGCTCGTGGCACAAGCGGAGCGGTGGATATTATTAATCAAATTTATGAGCTCAAATTTAATAAAAAAGCGATTTATTTAGCCAAAAATTTAACTGAGCTTGAAGCGGCTTTAAACGAGGCTGGCACGATAGAAGGAAGCTATTATAATATGAGCGAAAATGCCTTATTAATGCGCGAAATATTTGCAAAGCGAGTGGAGCATTTAGTCGGAGATAGCGAGCTTGGCACGGTGCATACAGATGAGCGTGTGCGATATGCAAATGTGATAATTAATGAGGATAAATGCACTCTTTGTCTAAGCTGCGTAGGAGCCTGTAACGTTGGGGCTTTAATAGCTGATAAAAAGGACAATTCTATCAAATTTAACGCAAGCATTTGCACGGCGTGCGGATATTGCGAGTCTAGCTGCGCAGAACCTGGCGCGATAGAGGTAAGGACGGGTGAGCTTAGGCTAGCTCCAGCTAGTTTTGAATTTATCAAGCTTGCAAGCGATGAGCTATTTGCCTGTATAGAGTGCGGTAAGGAATTTGCCACTAAAAAATCAATTGAAAAAATCGCCAGCATTATGCTACCACATTTTGGCGCAGATAGCCTAAAAGCACGCACTCTTTACTGCTGTGGAGAGTGTAAAGCTAAAATAATGTTTGAAGCGCAAATTAAGCAGCAAAGGGGAGATATAGATGTTTGA
- the pseB gene encoding UDP-N-acetylglucosamine 4,6-dehydratase (inverting): MFNGKSILVTGGTGSFGKKFISTILARYKPARLIVYSRDELKQYEMAQIFTDNCMRYFIGDVRDASRLKRAMQEVDIVVHAAAMKHVPIAEYNPMECINTNINGAQNVINSALECEVERVIALSTDKACNPVNLYGATKLASDKLFVAANNVAGKRRTRFSVVRYGNVLGSRGSVVPFFKRLLADGASELPITDERMTRFFITLSQGVDFVIKSFSRMHGGEIFVPKIPSMRIIDLAKALAPETKTKIIGIRPGEKLHEIMISLDDAHITLEFDEFYTIKPSIVFTSQPDYSKAATGEVGRAVNDDFAYSSDRNSQWLDKASLLRLLDDTI; the protein is encoded by the coding sequence ATGTTTAACGGTAAATCTATCCTAGTTACTGGCGGGACTGGGAGCTTTGGTAAGAAATTTATCTCCACTATCCTAGCTAGATACAAGCCAGCGCGCCTAATCGTATACTCTCGAGATGAGCTAAAGCAGTATGAAATGGCGCAGATATTTACGGATAATTGTATGAGGTATTTTATCGGCGATGTTAGAGACGCTTCAAGATTAAAGCGTGCAATGCAAGAAGTCGACATAGTAGTTCACGCTGCAGCGATGAAGCATGTCCCAATAGCCGAATATAATCCCATGGAATGTATAAACACCAATATAAACGGCGCACAAAATGTAATAAACTCCGCCTTAGAATGCGAGGTAGAGCGTGTCATAGCCCTATCCACGGACAAAGCCTGCAATCCGGTAAATTTATACGGTGCTACAAAGCTAGCAAGCGATAAACTCTTTGTCGCTGCAAATAACGTAGCAGGCAAGCGCCGCACACGCTTTAGCGTCGTAAGATACGGCAACGTCCTAGGCAGCCGCGGCTCTGTAGTGCCGTTTTTTAAGCGGCTTTTAGCAGATGGGGCGAGCGAGCTGCCTATCACAGATGAGCGTATGACACGCTTTTTTATCACGCTCTCTCAGGGGGTGGATTTTGTTATTAAAAGCTTTAGCAGAATGCACGGCGGAGAGATATTTGTCCCTAAAATTCCAAGCATGCGAATAATCGACCTAGCCAAAGCCCTAGCCCCAGAGACAAAAACCAAAATCATAGGCATACGACCAGGTGAGAAGTTGCATGAGATAATGATAAGCCTAGATGACGCGCATATTACGCTTGAGTTTGACGAGTTTTACACTATAAAGCCTAGCATTGTATTTACCTCACAGCCTGATTACTCAAAGGCAGCCACTGGCGAGGTAGGCAGAGCAGTAAATGATGATTTTGCATATAGTTCTGACAGAAACTCCCAGTGGCTTGATAAAGCCTCTCTTTTAAGGTTACTTGATGATACCATATAG
- the pseC gene encoding UDP-4-amino-4,6-dideoxy-N-acetyl-beta-L-altrosamine transaminase: MIPYSRQSITEADINAVVEALKGDILTAGEIVDKFEAALANYVGTKHAVVLNSATSALHALYLAIGLKSGDEIVTTPITFAATANAALMAGADVRWADIKFNGNIDPQKISAAITPCTKAIVAVDLGGAPVDIAPLYEIAKKHGIALLNDASHALGSSYGDEAAAWAKQNSLYHAEKSEKNPKVGSLALASVFSFHPIKPITTLEGGAVLTNDDDIATKVRLLRSHGITKRTAWDSQMQSLGYNYRLSDVACALGLSQLGRLDEMIARRNEIANFYDDKFKNNHYFSTPMLKAGEISSRHLYPILLHPHMHCAKQELYDRLKEAGIITQVHYKPTYKFELYRAKYGEIELKNAEEFYKAELSIPCHQGMSDDEAKFVASTILKLCQKLDTSGCKVR; the protein is encoded by the coding sequence ATGATACCATATAGCAGACAAAGCATAACTGAGGCTGATATAAACGCTGTAGTGGAGGCGCTAAAAGGCGACATACTCACAGCTGGGGAGATAGTGGATAAATTTGAAGCCGCTTTGGCAAATTATGTCGGCACAAAGCACGCAGTGGTACTAAACTCCGCCACAAGCGCACTTCACGCACTTTACCTAGCCATAGGGCTAAAAAGCGGCGATGAGATAGTTACTACGCCCATTACCTTTGCTGCAACGGCAAATGCAGCCTTAATGGCTGGGGCTGATGTGCGCTGGGCAGATATTAAATTTAACGGAAACATCGACCCGCAAAAAATATCCGCCGCAATCACACCCTGCACCAAAGCCATAGTCGCAGTGGATCTAGGCGGCGCGCCAGTTGACATAGCCCCACTTTATGAGATAGCTAAAAAGCACGGCATAGCCTTGCTAAATGACGCCAGCCATGCCCTAGGCTCAAGCTACGGCGATGAAGCAGCCGCGTGGGCTAAGCAAAACTCACTCTACCACGCAGAAAAAAGCGAAAAAAACCCAAAAGTAGGCAGCCTAGCGCTTGCAAGCGTTTTTAGCTTTCACCCCATAAAACCCATCACAACACTTGAGGGCGGAGCAGTGCTGACAAATGACGATGACATAGCTACCAAAGTACGCCTGCTACGCAGCCACGGTATCACAAAGCGCACCGCATGGGACAGCCAAATGCAAAGCCTAGGCTATAATTACCGCCTAAGCGACGTCGCATGCGCCCTGGGGCTAAGCCAGCTTGGACGGCTTGATGAGATGATAGCTAGACGAAACGAGATAGCAAACTTTTATGATGATAAATTTAAAAATAACCACTACTTTAGCACCCCTATGCTAAAGGCAGGTGAAATAAGCAGCAGGCACCTTTATCCCATACTACTACATCCTCACATGCACTGCGCCAAACAAGAACTTTATGACAGGCTAAAAGAGGCTGGCATAATCACGCAAGTGCATTATAAACCGACGTATAAATTTGAGCTTTACAGGGCAAAATATGGCGAGATAGAGCTAAAAAATGCGGAGGAGTTTTACAAAGCAGAGCTGAGTATACCGTGTCATCAAGGCATGAGCGACGATGAGGCTAAGTTTGTTGCAAGCACTATTTTAAAGCTTTGCCAAAAGCTAGATACAAGTGGCTGTAAGGTACGCTAA
- a CDS encoding MFS transporter, producing the protein MIKTVLPLSFIAASRFFGLFVVLPTLSIYALSLQGATEKTVGLIIGVYALSQMIFQVPFGVLSDRVGRKKAMVLGLLIFAIGSVVCAVSSDIYTMLAGRVLQGVGAIGGVASAMIADSVSEENRSKAMAIMGAMIGLSFCMAMVFGSTLSNLWGLEGLFYLSAGISLLCVGLLFGIKETRKASDKSDKFSLIKIAKNHDLLILNLTSFLQKMLMSVVFLLVPLVLVNSLGWGRDELWKVYAAGAGAGFLAMGAAGALGDGKGLAKAMLLFGVGLFAVAFLLFVVFGKSSFGFVVGAVIFFVGFNLHEPVMQSCASKFCTHDERGGALGLFTSCGYAGSFIGGALGGAVLGLWGASGVYALALAVCVLWFLLLLRLKNPNEFKNIYVPQNALSKDLARAKLGGIKGIYDVYCAGENTAVKIDTKLINEAKVREILGL; encoded by the coding sequence ATGATAAAGACTGTTTTGCCGCTTAGTTTTATTGCAGCGAGCCGATTTTTCGGACTTTTTGTGGTGTTACCTACACTTAGTATATATGCTTTAAGCTTGCAAGGAGCAACAGAGAAAACGGTAGGGCTTATTATCGGTGTTTATGCGCTTTCACAGATGATTTTTCAGGTACCTTTTGGGGTGCTAAGCGATCGTGTAGGGCGTAAAAAAGCCATGGTGCTTGGGCTTTTGATATTTGCCATAGGAAGCGTTGTGTGTGCGGTATCTAGTGATATTTATACCATGCTCGCTGGGCGCGTACTACAAGGCGTGGGTGCTATAGGTGGAGTGGCAAGTGCGATGATAGCTGATAGCGTGAGCGAGGAGAATAGAAGCAAGGCTATGGCTATAATGGGGGCTATGATAGGGCTTAGCTTTTGTATGGCTATGGTATTTGGCTCGACGCTTTCAAATTTATGGGGGCTAGAGGGGCTGTTTTACCTCAGCGCTGGTATATCGCTGCTTTGTGTGGGGCTGCTTTTTGGCATAAAAGAGACTAGAAAAGCAAGCGATAAAAGTGATAAATTTAGTCTAATAAAAATTGCGAAAAATCATGATTTATTAATATTAAATTTGACCTCATTTTTGCAAAAAATGCTGATGTCTGTGGTGTTTTTGCTCGTGCCACTTGTGCTTGTAAATAGCCTAGGCTGGGGGCGTGATGAGTTGTGGAAGGTCTATGCGGCTGGGGCTGGGGCTGGATTTTTGGCTATGGGTGCGGCTGGAGCGCTAGGAGATGGCAAGGGGCTAGCAAAAGCTATGCTGCTATTTGGTGTGGGGCTTTTTGCTGTGGCGTTTTTGCTTTTTGTCGTCTTTGGAAAAAGTAGCTTTGGGTTTGTGGTTGGAGCTGTGATATTTTTTGTAGGATTTAACCTGCACGAGCCAGTCATGCAATCATGTGCGAGTAAATTTTGTACGCATGACGAAAGGGGTGGTGCGCTTGGGCTTTTTACCTCGTGCGGATACGCTGGTAGCTTCATAGGCGGTGCGCTTGGTGGTGCGGTGCTTGGGCTTTGGGGGGCTAGTGGGGTGTATGCGCTTGCTTTGGCGGTTTGCGTGCTTTGGTTTTTGCTATTACTTAGGCTTAAAAATCCAAATGAATTTAAAAATATCTATGTACCACAAAATGCTCTAAGCAAGGATCTAGCACGAGCAAAACTAGGCGGCATAAAAGGCATTTATGATGTCTATTGCGCTGGTGAAAATACCGCTGTAAAGATAGACACAAAGCTAATAAATGAGGCTAAGGTACGAGAAATACTGGGGCTTTAG
- a CDS encoding non-canonical purine NTP pyrophosphatase: MKIVLATSNNGKVRELSQMLSGFSVLGLSDVCEPFEIVEDGDSFAANALIKSRAVYEKIKGLGDDFVALSDDSGISVDVLGGAPGIHSARYADGTEEGNRAALRRAIIDAGVDSSGAHYTACISVVCALGEYYTHGFMHGRAFSFERGSGGFGYDAMFIPEGFSETLAELSPSIKERLSHRSKAIYSMLPVLKMLSKKL; encoded by the coding sequence ATGAAAATAGTACTAGCGACCTCAAATAACGGCAAGGTAAGGGAACTTTCGCAAATGCTTAGTGGCTTTAGCGTGCTGGGGCTTAGCGACGTCTGCGAGCCTTTTGAGATAGTCGAGGATGGCGATAGCTTTGCGGCAAATGCCCTTATTAAATCACGCGCAGTTTATGAAAAGATAAAAGGCTTAGGTGATGACTTTGTTGCACTTTCTGATGATAGTGGCATTAGTGTTGATGTCCTAGGCGGTGCACCTGGCATTCACTCAGCACGCTATGCAGACGGCACCGAGGAGGGCAATCGCGCGGCTCTTAGACGCGCTATTATTGACGCTGGGGTCGATAGCTCAGGCGCGCACTATACAGCCTGTATCTCCGTAGTTTGTGCTCTTGGTGAGTACTATACGCATGGTTTTATGCACGGTAGGGCTTTTAGCTTTGAGCGTGGTAGTGGTGGTTTTGGCTATGATGCTATGTTTATCCCAGAGGGATTTAGTGAGACTTTGGCCGAGCTATCTCCTAGTATTAAAGAGCGCTTAAGTCATCGCAGTAAAGCTATCTATTCAATGCTTCCTGTGCTTAAAATGCTCTCCAAAAAGCTTTAA
- a CDS encoding flagellin B, whose protein sequence is MSFRINTNINAMNSHANAVGNNRDIQLSLGRLSSGLRISTAADDASGLAISDSLRAQSSTLGQAISNGNDAIGIIQVADKAMDEQLKILETIKVKATQSAQDGQTTESRRALQADIVRLMEELDNIANTTSFNGQQLLNGTFSNKEFQIGAYSNQTVKASIGATSSDKIGLTRFESSRLLTAMNANVQLKFLSVDGVNDVNVAGATISTGLGHGLGALVENINKVSDKTGVRASYDVTWISDKTIAGGTIKSLTINGVKIGELVVQKDDANGALVNAINAVKDQTGVAASVDTEGRMVLTSRDGRAIQITGTDISKGLGGKGVAAAGSSLTAGFIGRLNLVRLDGRDIKLGGTNLIGLSKAFTAAGGAQESVSLRDVRGQIDKDRATAMGFQRMSKNMSSNQAAGVMTLRGAMAVMDIAESAQKTLDLIRSDLGSVQNQLVATVSNITVTQVNVKSAESQIRDVDFAAESANFSKRNILAQSGSYAMSQANAVQQNVLKLLQ, encoded by the coding sequence ATGAGTTTCCGAATTAACACTAACATCAATGCGATGAATTCACACGCTAACGCTGTAGGCAACAACAGAGACATTCAGCTTTCTCTTGGTCGCCTTAGCTCAGGTCTTAGAATTTCAACCGCAGCCGATGACGCTTCAGGTCTAGCTATCTCAGACAGCCTACGCGCTCAGTCAAGCACACTAGGTCAAGCAATATCAAACGGAAATGACGCTATCGGTATCATTCAAGTAGCCGATAAAGCTATGGACGAGCAGCTAAAGATTCTTGAAACCATCAAAGTAAAAGCTACTCAATCAGCTCAAGATGGTCAAACAACCGAGTCTCGCCGCGCTCTACAAGCCGACATCGTTCGCCTTATGGAGGAGCTTGATAATATCGCTAACACTACAAGCTTCAACGGTCAGCAACTACTAAATGGTACGTTTTCAAACAAAGAGTTCCAAATCGGTGCTTACTCAAACCAAACAGTAAAAGCTAGTATTGGTGCTACAAGCTCTGATAAAATCGGTCTTACTCGCTTTGAAAGCTCAAGGCTGTTAACAGCTATGAATGCAAACGTGCAGTTAAAATTCCTATCAGTTGATGGCGTAAACGACGTAAACGTTGCTGGTGCTACTATTTCTACTGGCTTAGGTCACGGTCTAGGTGCACTTGTAGAAAACATCAACAAAGTAAGCGATAAAACTGGCGTACGTGCAAGCTATGATGTTACTTGGATAAGCGACAAAACCATTGCTGGTGGTACTATTAAATCTCTTACAATAAACGGTGTAAAAATCGGTGAGCTAGTAGTACAAAAAGACGACGCAAACGGTGCTTTAGTAAATGCTATAAACGCTGTAAAAGATCAAACTGGTGTAGCAGCTAGCGTTGATACTGAAGGCAGAATGGTGCTAACTAGCCGTGATGGTCGCGCTATACAAATAACTGGTACAGATATATCAAAAGGTCTAGGTGGCAAAGGTGTAGCTGCTGCTGGTAGCTCGCTAACAGCAGGCTTTATAGGTCGTCTAAACCTAGTGCGCCTTGATGGTCGTGATATAAAACTAGGTGGCACCAACTTAATAGGCTTAAGCAAGGCTTTCACAGCTGCTGGTGGCGCTCAAGAGTCTGTATCACTACGTGATGTACGTGGTCAGATAGATAAAGACAGAGCTACTGCTATGGGCTTTCAGCGTATGAGCAAAAACATGAGCTCAAACCAAGCTGCTGGCGTAATGACACTACGTGGTGCTATGGCGGTAATGGATATAGCTGAGAGTGCACAAAAGACACTTGACTTAATCCGCTCTGACCTTGGTTCTGTACAAAATCAGCTTGTAGCTACTGTGTCAAACATCACTGTAACTCAAGTAAACGTAAAATCAGCTGAGAGCCAAATCCGTGACGTTGATTTTGCTGCTGAGAGCGCAAACTTCTCTAAGCGTAACATCCTAGCTCAATCAGGAAGCTATGCGATGAGCCAAGCTAACGCTGTACAACAAAACGTACTAAAACTACTTCAGTAG
- a CDS encoding motility associated factor glycosyltransferase family protein has protein sequence MNNLKALFQQDEILAAKLFGMSSQGYFDVRLGDDPIDINIVDKKSGLSIYSNAVSEVEELLKSIEDKYKRYPVMYFYGLGNGVLYKGLLHNKTHERIVVVEPNIEIIYIVLHFIDLYEELINERLVLFASKFTTYAQLYHLVSKTEYTIFARTYELHIHTDFYDNFADDYKRINKDFTTAIAQMVVGHGNSIDDVLLGTRQHTENIPAMLEGYPYRDLIKKRHKLMDTAIIVATGPSLDKQLDTLKKYAPYVSVISLDASLPILAKHGIKPDYVTSIERVEATSTFFKPLHKSIDADAYFIVASVTHKQTVKNLKNRRLTLTMRPQTEELMLDMSRFGYLGIGHSTANQAFQLAYVLGHKNIILIGQDLAYAPDGKSHATGHAFAQADEYLYTVAYGGEGEVRTTYVWEKFKNQYEADIENSKKDGITTYNCTEGGARINGAIEKPFLETIEELTHGLKPKRLPDINRLKQSDVEKYLMQAYKRIQKKVATQRVVKQRIEDIFLDVAPHIDEMIALKEQGKVSVKHFSKLLTISKKIDKVKAMVIKDSLRKYIENIVQISIFYQELELAKIALAPSDTAEEKTDKLLEWVIVHKYWLFSIAGGLNADIETTVKASQNLKRAMKVRGILDSAVQKYGVL, from the coding sequence ATGAATAATTTAAAGGCGCTTTTTCAGCAAGATGAAATTCTAGCTGCAAAGCTTTTTGGTATGAGCTCTCAGGGGTATTTTGATGTTAGACTGGGCGATGACCCTATCGATATAAATATAGTTGATAAAAAAAGTGGGCTTAGCATATACAGCAACGCAGTATCTGAAGTCGAGGAGCTTTTAAAAAGCATAGAGGATAAGTACAAGCGCTACCCTGTGATGTATTTTTATGGGCTAGGAAACGGTGTGCTTTATAAGGGGCTTTTGCATAATAAAACCCATGAGCGTATAGTCGTAGTGGAGCCAAATATAGAGATAATTTATATTGTGTTACATTTTATTGATTTGTATGAGGAGCTAATTAATGAGCGTTTAGTATTATTTGCTTCTAAGTTTACGACCTACGCACAGCTTTATCATCTAGTTTCAAAGACTGAATATACGATATTTGCTAGGACTTATGAGCTTCATATTCATACCGATTTTTATGATAATTTTGCAGATGATTATAAACGCATAAACAAAGACTTCACGACAGCCATAGCTCAGATGGTTGTCGGACACGGCAACAGTATAGACGACGTGCTTTTAGGCACTAGGCAGCACACTGAAAATATCCCTGCTATGCTAGAGGGCTATCCATACAGAGACCTAATCAAAAAGCGCCATAAGCTAATGGATACTGCCATTATAGTAGCGACTGGGCCAAGCTTAGATAAGCAGCTAGATACGCTTAAAAAATATGCCCCATATGTTAGTGTTATTAGCCTTGATGCGTCTTTGCCGATTTTGGCTAAGCACGGCATAAAGCCTGATTATGTTACATCTATAGAGCGTGTTGAGGCGACTTCTACTTTTTTTAAGCCGCTTCATAAAAGTATAGACGCTGATGCGTATTTTATTGTTGCTTCAGTTACTCACAAGCAGACTGTGAAAAATTTAAAAAACCGCCGCCTAACTCTAACTATGCGCCCACAAACCGAGGAGCTAATGCTAGATATGAGCCGTTTTGGATATCTGGGGATAGGGCATTCAACGGCAAATCAAGCCTTCCAGCTAGCCTACGTCCTAGGGCATAAAAATATAATCCTAATCGGACAAGACCTAGCCTATGCCCCAGATGGCAAAAGTCACGCTACAGGGCATGCGTTTGCTCAGGCTGATGAGTATCTTTATACTGTAGCTTATGGTGGCGAGGGCGAGGTGCGTACTACTTACGTGTGGGAAAAATTTAAAAATCAATACGAAGCAGACATAGAAAATTCCAAAAAAGATGGCATAACGACTTATAACTGCACCGAGGGCGGAGCTAGGATAAATGGAGCAATAGAAAAGCCGTTTTTAGAGACTATAGAGGAGCTAACACATGGGCTAAAACCCAAAAGACTCCCAGACATAAATAGGCTAAAACAGAGCGATGTGGAAAAATACCTCATGCAAGCTTATAAACGCATACAAAAAAAAGTAGCCACACAAAGGGTAGTGAAGCAACGCATAGAGGATATTTTCCTAGACGTCGCACCGCACATAGATGAGATGATAGCCCTAAAAGAGCAGGGTAAAGTCAGCGTAAAGCACTTTAGCAAGCTCCTGACCATATCCAAAAAAATAGACAAAGTCAAAGCTATGGTTATTAAAGATAGCTTACGAAAATATATAGAAAATATCGTACAAATTTCTATTTTTTACCAAGAGCTTGAGCTTGCCAAAATAGCTCTCGCGCCAAGCGACACCGCAGAGGAGAAAACGGACAAATTGCTCGAGTGGGTCATCGTGCATAAATACTGGCTCTTTAGCATAGCTGGCGGGCTAAATGCAGACATTGAAACGACTGTAAAAGCGTCGCAAAATCTAAAACGTGCTATGAAAGTGCGTGGTATATTAGACAGCGCAGTGCAAAAATACGGCGTACTTTAG
- a CDS encoding MarC family protein has translation MLSHFFLSFMAFFAIMNPVSSLPVYMSLTSADDEITAKSIGKKGLTIAFIIVCIFSLAGGYIFTMFGITIDALRIAGGLLVFMIGFHMLNGNHSPVNKGVQASASDVTDVAISPLGTPLLAGPGTIATAINLSSSGFSAAISTIASFGLLCLITYALFRCAKQLTAIIGKSVMGVITRMMGLILAVIGVQMVIAGIKGAFSIS, from the coding sequence ATGTTATCTCACTTTTTCCTATCTTTTATGGCCTTTTTTGCTATTATGAACCCAGTCTCAAGTCTACCTGTTTACATGTCTCTTACCTCAGCTGATGATGAGATAACGGCAAAATCGATAGGCAAAAAGGGGCTAACCATAGCCTTTATCATAGTCTGCATTTTCTCCCTTGCAGGGGGTTATATTTTTACTATGTTTGGTATCACCATAGACGCACTTCGCATAGCTGGTGGACTTTTGGTGTTTATGATAGGCTTTCATATGCTAAATGGCAACCACTCTCCAGTAAATAAAGGCGTACAGGCTAGTGCTAGCGACGTTACCGATGTGGCTATTTCTCCGCTCGGTACGCCACTTTTGGCAGGGCCTGGTACGATAGCTACGGCTATAAATTTATCAAGCTCTGGATTTAGTGCGGCAATTAGCACTATTGCCTCTTTTGGACTGCTTTGTCTTATTACGTACGCACTTTTTAGATGCGCTAAACAGCTTACTGCAATAATAGGCAAGAGCGTAATGGGTGTCATAACTCGCATGATGGGCTTAATCCTAGCTGTTATAGGCGTACAGATGGTTATAGCTGGCATAAAAGGAGCGTTTAGTATTTCGTAG